From a single Gadus morhua chromosome 3, gadMor3.0, whole genome shotgun sequence genomic region:
- the LOC115539988 gene encoding integumentary mucin C.1-like yields AELTSTTAGTTTTTAKTPSTTAGPTTTTAELTSTTAGSTTFAEKPAATTAVPTTTVGLTKTARTITSTAEPKTKTEGKTTTASEPTTSITAPTTKTTAELTSTTAGTTTTTAKTPSTTAGPTTTTAELTSTTAGSTTFAEKPATTTAGPTTTVGPTKTARPITSTVEPKTTEGKTTTASEPKTSTSGPTTATT; encoded by the coding sequence gctgaactgacatcaacaactgcaggaacaacaactacgactgcgaaaactccaagtacaacggcaggtccaacaactacaactgctgaactaacatcgacaactgcaggatcaacaacttttgcagaaaaacctgcagccacaactgcagtaccaacaacaactgtaggactaacaaaaacggcaagaactatcacttctactgctgaacccaaaacaaaaactgaaggaaaaacaacgacagcttcagaaccaacaacttctataACAGcacccacaacaaaaacaactgctgaactgacatcaacaactgcaggaacaacaactacgactgcgaaaactccaagtacaacggcaggtccaacaactacaactgctgaactaacatcgacaactgcaggatcaacaacatttgcagaaaaacctgcaaccacaactgcaggaccaacaacaactgtaggaccaacaaaaactgcaaggcctatcacttctactgttgaacccaaaacaactgaaggaaaaacaaccacagcctcagaaccaaaaacttctacatcaggacccacaacagcaacaacc